One window of Camelina sativa cultivar DH55 chromosome 4, Cs, whole genome shotgun sequence genomic DNA carries:
- the LOC104780867 gene encoding uncharacterized protein LOC104780867 isoform X1, which yields MFSDRRKRDMANHGDGNKYASVNLNKSYGYQSHHQYNQSGGYGANRGRGGGGGGYGGGGVGGGGGGGSMVVLSRPRSSQNAGPKLSVPPPLNLPSLRKEHERVDSSGSSFHSGGGITGTGTRPASSGIGWSKPAATATDGDTANHTAEGVTRGSNGLNISLASRVGAAEPMERAFHHVEKVATLRGEDFPSLKASLPSASVSGQKQKEGVNQKQKQGTVEEFSKEPRGVSGSGSSLVDMRPQNQSGRSRLGNELSESPSFSDGLHSSEQMRKKDYFPGPLPLVRLAPRSDWADDERDTSHGLRDRDRDHGYSKNEPFWDRGFDLPRTHVLPQKHATPNSFDKPGQRENEPMKSSMTQVRPVSGGGREANAWRVSAPLQNEGAHNNKNIYGARPSSRGREAAKKSNYVSSSSRENVWNNTGAREAPYQHGGRQPWNNNMDSYSNRGTFNRDGYGMEHQNRGNRPFFKSDKPHVEDPFIKDFGDSGYDVHDPFPVLGVAKKKKEALKQTEFHDPVRESFEAELERVQKVQEEERRRIIEEQERVMELARTEEEEKLRQAREQDEQQRRLEEEAREAAFRNEQERVEAARRAEELRKSKEEEKHRLLMEEERRKQAAKQKLLELEEKISRRQAEAAKGCSSSSTVSEDKFLDIVKEKESADVVDWEDSERMVDRITTSSTSDLPVPIRSFENNAASQFSRDGSFGFPDRQKPTWRKEDIESGSNSRFVPQNMENVPHSPQEEFFGTTGYLSAPSYFKPGFPEHSIDQSWRIPGDGRTHARMESESRESFGEQYGEPGWGQNHGRARHGPYPTYPEKLYQNPEGDDYYPFGRPRYSVRQPRVLPPPQESRQKPSFRSGEGEHPGPSTSVGGINYNHTGRTNSTVLASYIGELQDHHVLPGSGIDEHHQLDSKLTGRCDSQSSLSVTSPPDSPVHLSHDDLDESADASVLATSRKGEDTGLLEKRGAPNIPSDTGKDSLMIATGSVSCWDNEEWTLDSNERLQEQEEYDEDEDGYQEDDKIHGVDENIDLAEELEEMHLEDKDSNLVLGFNEGVEVEIPSDDFEKCQQNSEATFPLTQQSVDSVDNDRPSIEKSRGEQAAQPVEVSDPLSMHNVSRNFQGAETMMQNLSIHQNNGRQSFEVANKVGSTSNSTVSTHPVIPPHSTSLHPSSLQTAIPPVSTTSAQMEEPVKFQFGLFSGPSLIPSPFPAIQIGSIQMPLPLHPQFGSSLTHMQQPQSPIIQFGQLRYTSPISQGVLPPPHHSVIQGNGLSTYALNQNPGPSATVQPGQGNSGNLIARNAATSVSNPQLSVLRRPTNVSDGGTLKNANKSLVGASIEAAVLPQKQPELSGKSQLPSRKMSHGKSNFVERQSGYQVQSDTTAVRNSGMRSSGTAEVSRVDSSGNRRYRRQRVEFRVRESNWPSSEDNRNGNGRAHNSTKNGSRKYVVSNKFQKQALDSSVSGLNAMQKTISGGSYENRLGKDAVVKNPLSPNSGQANLKRNMISEKEIDAPLQSGIVRVFEQHGIEGPSDDDDFIEVRSKRQMLNDRREQREKEIKEKSQASKASRKPRSTFQTSTTAARSNRSPPASRVANNKQFNPVSNRQLLAPIGTPSPKTDSHADEKSGSNKSTQASSAHQVIPKNDQNPASGLVFSNKKVLDNSHTSVGTWGNQLTYQPVMALTQSQLDEAMKPVSLLSCVSVENGANRISEPSPTPVSVVPKNSTFSSSTIPINSLLAEGKIQFGAVTSSTVIPPCGGRTENDSSLYFEKDNKHCNPSSTGMEICEAEAEAAASAIAVAAITNDETGGNASSTGPVLPVETKIYGGTELDDGSASGTVGGEPSLSKAEESLIVSLPADLSVDTPISLWPPVPSPHNSNQMITHFPPGPPHYPFFDVNPMLRGPIYAFGPHHDAGANHQSQSQKGPGTVSGPPTTWQPQGHSGVDSFYAPSGFTGPFLTPPGTIPGVQGPPHMFVYNHFAPVGQFGGLSFMGTTYIPSGKQPDWKHNPIVSSSPVGGDGDVNNPNVASMQCNIVPASLQHLPMPVFDPSFQSSSQEMPVRARWPYMPFSGPPTMQMQKQQEAADGSNLPSPQFNNMLPPPPNRYPNMQASTAADALVESSNAYSSSSTSCAPPPKATTTLSNPNRNNTQNPTGPGFKPPAQQQQQQQQSSQEKNTPSQHGGGSSHHHQQHQHNRRSGFHGRNQPMARERGFPNNPKVKQIYVAKQTGNSNASASSTTNTSPSI from the exons ATGTTCAGTGATCGGCGGAAGCGGGATATGGCTAATCATGGAGATGGAAACAAGTACGCGTCTGTGAATCTGAATAAGTCTTATGGCTATCAATCTCATCATCAGTATAATCAATCTGGAGGTTATGGGGCGAACCGAGGgagaggaggaggtggtggtggctaTGGCGGTGGTGGAGTTGGAggagggggaggaggaggaagtaTGGTTGTCCTTTCACGGCCAAGAAGCTCGCAGAATGCTGGGCCGAAGCTATCTGTACCACCCCCCTTGAACCTTCCTTCCCTCCGTAAGGAGCATGAGCGTGTTGATTCATCTGGTTCGAGCTTTCATTCTGGTGGAGGAATCACTGGGACTGGAACCAGACCTGCTTCATCTGGTATCGGATGGAGTAAGCCTGCCGCTACAGCTACGGATGGTGATACTGCCAACCATACTGCTGAAGGTGTTACCAGGGGGAGTAATGGGTTGAATATCTCCCTTGCTTCTCGTGTTGGTGCAGCTGAACCTATGGAACGAGCTTTTCATCATGTAGAGAAAGTTGCAACTTTGAGGGGTGAAGATTTTCCGTCCCTTAAGGCTTCTCTCCCTTCAGCTTCTGTATCTGGGCAGAAACAGAAGGAGGGTGTAAATCAGAAACAGAAGCAAGGTACAGTCGAAGAGTTTTCAAAAGAGCCGAGAGGTGTCTCTGGTAGTGGCAGTTCACTTGTAGATATGAGGCCTCAAAACCAGTCTGGGCGTAGCCGGCTCGGTAATGAGCTCAGCGAGAGTCCTAGTTTCTCAGATGGATTACATTCATCTGAACAAATGAGGAAAAAAGATTATTTCCCAGGGCCACTGCCTCTTGTTCGTTTGGCACCTCGCTCTGATTGGGCTGATGATGAGCGTGACACTAGTCATGGCTTAAGAGATCGGGACAGAGATCATGGCTACTCAAAGAATGAACCATTTTGGGATAGGGGTTTTGATCTTCCGAGGACTCATGTCCTGCCCCAAAAGCATGCTACACCTAATTCTTTTGACAAACCAGGGCAGCGTGAAAATGAACCTATGAAGTCCTCTATGACTCAAGTAAGACCAGTTAGTGGAGGAGGAAGGGAGGCCAACGCTTGGAGAGTCTCCGCACCACTCCAAAATGAAGGTgcacataataataaaaatatatatggagCTAGGCCGTCTAGTAGGGGCAGAGAAGCTGCTAAGAAAAGTAACTACGTCTCGTCATCATCAAGGGAAAATGTTTGGAATAATACTGGAGCTAGAGAGGCTCCATATCAGCATGGAGGAAGACAGCCATGGAATAATAATATGGATAGCTACAGCAACAGAGGAACATTTAACCGGGACGGGTATGGAATGGAACATCAAAATAG GGGTAATCGTCCCTTCTTCAAAAGTGACAAACCTCATGTGGAAGATCCTTTCATAAAAGACTTTGGTGACTCTGGATATGATGTCCATGATCCATTCCCAGTGCTTGGTGTtgctaagaagaagaaagaggctTTAAAGCAAACAGAGTTTCATGATCCTGTCAGGGAGTCATTTGAGGCTGAACTTGAACGAGTTCAAAAGGTGCAGGAAGAGGAACGCCGGCGGATCATTGAGGAACAGGAAAGGGTGATGGAACTAGCTCgaaccgaagaagaagagaaactgcGGCAGGCTCGCGAACAAGATGAGCAGCAAAGAAGATTAGAAGAAGAGGCTAGAGAAGCTGCTTTCAGAAACGAGCAGGAGAGAGTAGAGGCTGCAAGGAGGGCAGAAGAGTTGAGAAAGtcaaaagaagaggagaaacatAGGTTGCTCATGGAGGAAGAAAGGAGGAAGCAGGCTGCTAAGCAAAAGCTTCTAGAGTTGGAAGAAAAAATATCCAGGAGACAGGCCGAAGCTGCCAAAGGTTGCAGCAGCTCTTCAACCGTTTCAGAGGATAAATTCTTAGatattgttaaagaaaaagagtCTGCAGATGTTGTTGACTGGGAAGACAGCGAAAGAATGGTGGATAGAATTACTACGTCATCAACTTCAGATCTACCAGTGCCCATTAGATCTTTTGAGAACAATGCCGCTTCTCAATTTTCTAGAGACGGCTCTTTTGGATTCCCTGATAGACAAAAGCCTACTTGGAGAAAGGAAGATATTGAGAGTGGAAGCAATTCAAGATTTGTTCCACAAAATATGGAGAATGTTCCACATAGCCCACAAGAAGAGTTCTTTGGTACAACTGGATATCTCAGTGCCCCTTCCTACTTCAAACCAGGATTCCCAGAGCATTCAATTGATCAGAGTTGGAGAATTCCTGGAGATGGAAGGACCCATGCTAGGATGGAATCTGAATCTCGTGAAAGTTTTGGAGAGCAATATGGTGAACCTGGATGGGGACAAAACCATGGCCGTGCACGCCATGGTCCATACCCTACTTATCCTGAAAAGTTGTACCAAAATCCGGAGGGAGATGACTATTATCCTTTTGGAAGACCAAGGTATTCAGTAAGGCAGCCACGTGTTCTTCCCCCTCCCCAGGAGTCTAGGCAGAAGCCGTCCTTTAGAAGTGGTGAGGGTGAGCATCCTGGCCCCTCAACTTCTGTTGGAGGGATTAATTATAACCATACAGGTAGGACTAATTCGACCGTCCTAGCCAGTTATATAGGGGAACTTCAAGATCATCATGTGCTGCCTGGAAGTGGTATCGATGAACATCATCAGTTGGATAGCAAGCTGACTGGAAGATGTGACTCACAGTCTTCACTTTCCGTTACTAGCCCACCTGACTCCCCCGTTCACCTCTCTCATGATGACTTGGATGAATCAGCAGATGCATCTGTCTTAGCTACTTCCAGAAAGGGAGAAGATACTGGTTTACTAGAGAAGAGGGGAGCACCGAATATCCCTAGTGACACTGGAAAGGATAGTTTGATGATTGCTACAGGCTCTGTGTCTTGTTGGGATAATGAAGAGTGGACTCTTGATAGTAATGAACGGTTGCAGGAACAAGAAGAAtacgatgaagatgaagatggataCCAGGAGGACGATAAAATACACGGGGTAGATGAGAACATAGATCTCGCTGAAGAGTTAGAAGAAATGCATCTCGAGGATAAGGACTCTAATCTAGTCTTAGGCTTTAATGAAGGAGTGGAGGTTGAAATACCCAGCGATGACTTTGAAAAATGTCAGCAGAACTCCGAAGCTACATTTCCACTTACTCAGCAAAGTGTCGATTCTGTAGATAATGATAGACCTTCTATTGAGAAAAGCCGTGGTGAACAAGCCGCCCAACCTGTTGAAGTTTCTGATCCGTTGAGCATGCATAATGTGTCTAGGAACTTCCAGGGTGCTGAAACCATGATGCAGAACTTATCAATTCACCAAAATAATGGTCGGCAGTCATTTGAGGTGGCCAATAAAGTAGGCTCCACAAGTAACTCAACCGTTTCTACTCATCCTGTCATACCCCCTCACAGCACTAGTCTGCATCCATCATCTCTTCAGACAGCTATTCCTCCTGTATCTACGACATCAGCACAGATGGAGGAGCCTGTTaagtttcagtttggtttgttttctgGTCCCTCGCTGATACCGTCTCCTTTCCCTGCCATACAGATTGGTTCCATCCAAATGCCACTTCCTCTTCATCCCCAATTTGGTTCCTCGCTTACCCATATGCAACAGCCCCAGTCTCCTATCATTCAGTTTGGTCAATTACGATATACATCCCCAATATCCCAAGGGGTGCTGCCACCACCACATCATTCAGTTATCCAAGGGAATGGTTTATCGACTTATGCTTTGAATCAGAATCCTGGACCCTCGGCGACTGTTCAGCCTGGTCAAGGAAATTCGGGTAACCTGATTGCTAGAAATGCAGCAACTTCTGTCTCAAACCCTCAGCTTAGTGTTCTTAGAAGACCGACGAATGTTTCTGATGGGGGCACACTGAAGAATGCTAATAAATCTCTTGTGGGAGCGAGCATTGAGGCTGCTGTGTTACCTCAAAAGCAACCGGAGTTGTCTGGTAAGTCGCAATTACCTTCTCGAAAAATGAGTCAtggaaaatcaaattttgttgaaAGACAATCAGGATACCAAGTCCAATCCGACACTACTGCAGTTAGAAATTCTGGCATGCGCTCATCAGGTACTGCTGAGGTTTCTCGGGTAGATTCCAGTGGTAATAGAAGATATCGGCGTCAGagggttgaatttagagttcGGGAATCAAACTGGCCATCTTCTGAGGACAATCGAAATGGCAATGGAAGGGCTCACAATTCTACAAAAAACGGGAGTAGAAAATATGTTGTGTCCAACAAGTTCCAGAAACAAGCCTTGGATAGCTCAGTGTCCGGTTTGAATGCTATGCAGAAAACAATAAGTGGGGGTTCATATGAGAATAGACTTGGGAAAGATGCTGTCGTGAAGAATCCACTGAGTCCAAATTCTGGACAAGCAAACcttaaaagaaatatgatttctgaAAAAGAAATTGATGCACCTTTGCAGAGTGGAATTGTTCGCGTCTTTGAGCAACATGGCATTGAAGGTCCTAGTGACGATGATGATTTTATTGAGGTAAGATCAAAAAGGCAAATGCTTAATGATCGCCGTgaacagagagaaaaggaaatcaaGGAAAAGTCTCAGGCATCCAAG GCATCCCGAAAACCTCGTTCAACTTTCCAGACCAGTACTACTGCAGCCAGGTCCAACAGAAGTCCACCAGCCAGCCGAGTTGCAAACAATAAACAATTTAATCCCGTCTCCAACAGACAGCTGTTAGCACCAATTGGCACACCTTCCCCTAAAACAGATTCCCATGCTGATGAAAAATCTGGGAGCAATAA GTCCACTCAGGCAAGTAGTGCTCATCAAGTTATACCCAAAAATGATCAGAATCCAGCGTCAGGTTTAGTATTCAGCAACAAAAAGGTGCTGGATAATAGTCATACATCTGTGGGGACTTGGGGTAACCAACTCACCTATCAGCCG GTTATGGCCCTTACCCAGAGTCAGCTTGATGAAGCCATGAAACCCGTATCTCTTCTTTCATGTGTTTCTGTTGAAAATGGTGCCAACCGAATTAGCGAGCCGAGTCCGACACCAGTATCTGTTGTGCCAAAGAACAGTACTTTTTCAAGCAGCACAATTCCAATAAATTCATTGCTTGCCGAGGGCAAAATTCAATTTG GTGCAGTTACATCTTCAACTGTTATCCCTCCCTGTGGTGGGCGTACGGAGAACGATAGctctttatattttgaaaaagataataaaCATTGCAATCCATCATCCACTGGCATGGAGATTTGTGAAGCAGAAGCCGAAGCCGCTGCTTCAGCTATTGCTGTTGCAGCCATAACTAATGATGAAACCGGTGGGAATGCCTCGAGTACTGGCCCTGTATTACCTGTTGAAACCAAAATTTACGGAGGAACAGAGTTAGACGATGGGTCAGCAAGTG GTACTGTTGGTGGAGAGCCTAGTCTATCAAAAGCTGAAGAGTCTCTCATTGTTTCTCTCCCTGCAGATCTTTCAGTGGACACCCCTATCTCTCTGTGGCCACCAGTACCAAGTCCACACAACTCAAACCAAATGATCACTCACTTCCCGCCAGGCCCTCCTCATTACCCTTTCTTTGATGTGAACCCCATGTTAAGAGGACCCATCTATGCTTTTGGCCCGCACCATGACGCAGGAGCAAACCACCAATCACAGTCCCAGAAAGGTCCAGGAACAGTTTCTGGTCCACCTACGACCTGGCAACCGCAGGGTCATTCAGGAGTAGATTCATTCTATGCTCCTAGTGGTTTCACGGGTCCTTTCCTAACCCCACCCGGTACTATTCCTGGCGTTCAGGGCCCTCCTCACATGTTCGTTTATAACCACTTTGCACCCGTTGGACAGTTTGGCGGGTTGAGTTTCATGGGCACAACTTACATCCCATCTGGAAAACAACCAGATTGGAAACACAACCCAATCGTGTCTTCTTCTCCGGTTGGAGGAGATGGTGATGTAAACAATCCAAATGTGGCCTCCATGCAATGTAACATTGTGCCTGCGTCTCTTCAGCACCTCCCTATGCCAGTGTTTGACCCATCCTTCCAG TCTTCTTCTCAGGAGATGCCTGTCCGAGCACGGTGGCCTTACATGCCATTTTCGGGTCCTCCAacaatgcaaatgcagaaaCAGCAGGAAGCAGCAGATGGCTCCAATCTTCCATCACCTCAGTTTAACAACatgcttcctcctcctcctaatAGATATCCCAACATGCAAGCATCCACAGCGGCAGATGCATTGGTGGAGTCCTCAAATGCTTACAGTTCTAGTTCCACTTCATGTGCTCCACCGCCAAAGGCCACCACCACCTTGTCTAATCCCAACAGAAACAACACTCAGAATCCAACTGGTCCTGGCTTCAAGCCAccagcacaacaacaacaacaacaacaacaatcttctCAAGAGAAGAACACGCCGTCTCAGCATGGTGGTGGGTCtagccaccaccaccaacaacacCAGCACAACCGGAGGTCAGGCTTCCATGGCAGAAACCAACCCATGGCAAGAGAGAGAGGTTTTCCGAACAACCCAAAGGTCAAGCAGATCTATGTGGCTAAGCAGACTGGTAACAGCAACGCCTCTGCTTCCTCCACCACCAACACTTCCCCCTCAATTTGA